From Rhodopseudomonas palustris, a single genomic window includes:
- a CDS encoding RidA family protein, with product MTNFLRTLLAAAALAVAMPGLASAESSAVKIIAPTDKTITPSGTWSIGARAGDFVFIGGMRGTDRVTGNMVDGDEARIRRMFDNMLAAAEAAGATKSDAVRLTVFVTDVAKYRPVVNKVQKDIWGDGPYPPRTVLQVPALDQGDIAEIDGTFYAPEKK from the coding sequence ATGACCAACTTTTTGCGCACGCTGCTCGCGGCGGCTGCCCTTGCCGTCGCGATGCCGGGCCTGGCTTCCGCCGAATCCAGCGCGGTGAAGATCATTGCGCCGACCGACAAGACCATCACGCCGAGTGGCACCTGGAGCATCGGCGCGCGCGCCGGCGACTTCGTCTTCATCGGCGGCATGCGCGGTACCGACCGCGTCACCGGCAACATGGTCGACGGCGACGAGGCCCGGATCCGGCGGATGTTCGACAACATGCTGGCGGCGGCCGAAGCGGCCGGGGCGACGAAATCGGATGCGGTGCGCCTCACGGTGTTCGTCACCGACGTCGCCAAGTATCGGCCGGTGGTCAACAAGGTGCAGAAGGATATCTGGGGCGACGGCCCGTATCCGCCGCGCACCGTATTGCAGGTGCCGGCGCTGGATCAGGGTGACATCGCCGAGATCGACGGCACGTTCTACGCGCCGGAGAAAAAATAG
- a CDS encoding HesB/IscA family protein, with protein sequence MATARPRPQVMRLTDAAAGRVKELMGRADSEILGLRVGIKNGGCAGQSYTVEYAHDIKPNDEVIEDKGVKILVDPKAVLFLLGTEMDYKADRMQAQFVFNNPNQISACGCGESVELKPASIDG encoded by the coding sequence ATGGCTACGGCACGTCCTCGGCCTCAAGTGATGCGCCTCACCGACGCGGCGGCCGGTCGCGTCAAGGAACTGATGGGCCGCGCCGACAGCGAGATTCTCGGCCTGCGCGTCGGGATCAAGAATGGCGGCTGCGCCGGGCAGTCCTACACGGTCGAGTACGCTCACGATATCAAGCCGAACGACGAAGTCATCGAAGACAAGGGCGTGAAGATCCTGGTCGATCCGAAGGCGGTGTTGTTCCTGCTTGGTACCGAGATGGACTACAAGGCCGACAGGATGCAGGCGCAGTTCGTGTTCAACAACCCGAACCAGATCTCAGCGTGCGGCTGCGGCGAGTCCGTGGAGCTGAAGCCGGCCTCGATCGACGGCTGA
- a CDS encoding TfoX/Sxy family protein, producing MDREFLADLFSPFGPVTIRRMFSGFGVSADGVTFALVIRDAIYLRTDADGAARFEAERSRPFRYDTRDKTVTVGSYWLLPERLLDDPEEFADWARIAFAVAERAALAKAARKPRKAAIKTGTSAKREAKSAAKAVKKAGAKTAKAKAATAKTEKAKAEKAKTAAPKRSRLPR from the coding sequence ATGGACCGCGAATTCCTCGCCGACCTGTTCTCGCCGTTCGGCCCTGTGACGATCCGGCGGATGTTCTCCGGCTTCGGTGTCTCCGCCGACGGCGTGACCTTCGCGCTGGTGATCCGGGATGCGATCTATCTACGCACCGACGCGGACGGCGCGGCCCGGTTCGAGGCCGAGCGCAGCCGTCCGTTTCGCTATGATACGCGCGACAAGACCGTGACGGTGGGGTCGTACTGGCTGCTGCCGGAGCGGCTGCTCGACGATCCCGAGGAGTTCGCCGACTGGGCGAGGATCGCTTTCGCCGTGGCCGAGCGTGCGGCGCTCGCCAAGGCGGCCCGCAAGCCGCGAAAGGCGGCGATCAAGACGGGGACATCGGCCAAACGCGAGGCGAAGTCCGCCGCGAAGGCGGTGAAGAAGGCTGGTGCGAAGACGGCGAAAGCCAAGGCTGCGACAGCCAAGACGGAGAAGGCTAAGGCTGAGAAGGCTAAGACCGCCGCCCCGAAGCGCAGCCGGCTTCCTCGGTGA
- a CDS encoding cysteine desulfurase has product MSTHPAVSNGSYDVDLVREDFPALSLEVYGKKLVYLDNAASAQKPRQVLTRMTQAYESEYANVHRGLHYLANAATEAYEGGRTRVQHLLNAKRPEEIIFTRNATEAINLVASSWGAPNIGEGDEIVLSIMEHHSNIVPWHFLRERQGAVIKWAPVDDEGNFLLDEFEKLLAAKTKLVAITQMSNALGTVVPVKDVVRIAHARGIPVLVDGSQAAVHLAIDVQDIDCDFYVMTGHKIYGPTGIGALYGKYDVLAKMRPFNGGGEMIREVAQDWVTYGDPPHRFEAGTPAIVEAVGLGAAIDYVNSIGKERIAAHEHDLLTYAEDRLREINALRIIGSAKGKGPVISFEMKGAHPHDVATVIDRQGIAVRAGTHCVMPLLERFQVTATCRASFGMYNTREEVDQLVSALIKARDLFA; this is encoded by the coding sequence ATGAGTACGCATCCGGCGGTCAGCAACGGCAGCTACGACGTCGACCTCGTCCGCGAGGACTTTCCGGCGCTGTCGCTGGAGGTCTACGGCAAGAAGCTGGTGTATCTCGACAACGCCGCCTCGGCGCAGAAGCCGCGTCAAGTGCTGACGCGGATGACGCAGGCGTATGAGAGCGAATACGCCAACGTGCATCGCGGCCTGCACTATCTCGCGAACGCCGCCACCGAGGCCTATGAGGGCGGGCGCACGCGCGTGCAGCATCTGCTCAACGCCAAGCGGCCCGAAGAAATCATCTTCACCCGCAACGCCACCGAGGCGATCAACCTGGTGGCGTCGTCGTGGGGCGCGCCGAACATCGGCGAGGGCGACGAGATCGTGCTCTCGATCATGGAGCACCATTCCAACATCGTGCCGTGGCACTTCCTGCGCGAGCGCCAGGGCGCGGTGATCAAGTGGGCGCCGGTCGATGATGAAGGCAACTTCCTGCTCGACGAGTTCGAGAAGCTGCTGGCCGCCAAGACCAAGCTGGTTGCGATCACCCAGATGTCGAACGCGCTCGGCACGGTCGTTCCGGTCAAGGACGTCGTTAGGATCGCCCATGCCCGCGGCATTCCGGTGCTGGTCGACGGCAGCCAGGCGGCGGTGCATCTCGCGATCGATGTCCAGGACATCGACTGCGACTTCTATGTGATGACCGGCCACAAGATCTACGGCCCGACCGGGATCGGCGCGCTGTATGGCAAGTACGATGTGCTCGCCAAGATGCGGCCCTTCAACGGCGGCGGCGAGATGATCCGCGAGGTTGCGCAGGATTGGGTGACCTACGGCGATCCGCCGCATCGATTCGAGGCCGGCACGCCGGCGATCGTCGAGGCGGTCGGACTCGGCGCGGCGATCGATTACGTCAATTCGATCGGCAAGGAGCGGATCGCCGCGCATGAACACGATCTTTTGACCTATGCCGAGGATCGGCTCCGCGAGATCAACGCACTGCGGATCATCGGCAGCGCCAAGGGCAAAGGCCCGGTGATTTCCTTCGAAATGAAGGGCGCGCACCCGCACGACGTCGCCACGGTGATCGACCGGCAGGGCATCGCGGTCCGGGCCGGCACCCATTGCGTGATGCCGTTGCTGGAGCGGTTCCAAGTCACTGCAACGTGCCGTGCGTCGTTCGGCATGTATAATACCCGTGAGGAAGTGGACCAACTCGTCAGTGCGCTGATCAAGGCGCGGGATCTGTTCGCATGA
- a CDS encoding AraC family transcriptional regulator, translated as MKSKVVVSDSTQELLQDFPLVRSRDPVEARDILRRYGVDMTTSKPSDFFMRTNLAELPHIGLYFLHSSGATRLLIPKREIALVQLCLEGNAQLSSGQHRVELSQGEACICSPGTSAQLEFGRNSRQLLLRLPQRVLERSIASLLGFKPRQPILFDPVIANDQPRYLGFRDLTTLLASRLDAKFSVWPRNVLLHLEQSCITALLYCSRHNLAHLLDTAVNDDVPRYVRTAEHFVDSRCDEDISVEDMARVAGVSISTLTRAFLKHRGYSPSAYVKRAKLQHAKRLLESGAASTLIGVALRCGFANPSRFAQDYRDAFGESPTETLRRCRPGRDPDAQKH; from the coding sequence ATGAAGTCGAAAGTCGTCGTTTCAGATTCAACACAGGAGTTGCTGCAGGATTTCCCGCTGGTACGGAGTCGCGATCCGGTGGAAGCGAGAGACATCTTGCGGCGCTACGGCGTCGACATGACCACCTCGAAGCCGAGCGACTTCTTCATGCGAACCAACCTCGCCGAACTTCCGCATATCGGTTTGTACTTCCTCCACAGCTCCGGAGCGACCCGGCTGCTGATACCGAAGCGGGAGATCGCCCTGGTGCAGCTTTGCCTGGAGGGCAACGCGCAGCTCTCGAGCGGCCAGCACCGCGTCGAACTGTCGCAAGGAGAAGCTTGTATCTGTTCGCCCGGCACCAGCGCCCAACTGGAATTCGGGCGAAACTCGCGACAATTGCTGCTGCGATTGCCGCAGCGCGTACTCGAACGCTCGATCGCATCGCTGCTCGGTTTCAAGCCGCGCCAACCGATCCTGTTCGACCCGGTGATCGCCAACGACCAACCGCGCTATCTCGGTTTCAGAGACCTCACGACGCTACTCGCATCGCGACTCGATGCGAAGTTCTCGGTCTGGCCGAGAAACGTCCTGCTGCATCTGGAGCAATCCTGCATCACTGCCCTGCTGTATTGCAGCCGGCACAATCTCGCGCACCTGCTCGATACCGCCGTGAACGACGATGTGCCGCGCTACGTGCGCACCGCGGAGCACTTTGTCGACAGCCGCTGCGACGAGGACATCAGCGTCGAGGACATGGCGCGTGTCGCAGGGGTGAGCATCTCGACACTCACCCGCGCGTTTCTCAAGCACCGCGGCTACTCGCCCTCGGCCTACGTCAAGCGGGCAAAACTCCAGCACGCCAAGAGGCTGCTGGAGAGCGGCGCCGCCAGTACGTTGATCGGGGTCGCACTGCGCTGCGGCTTCGCCAATCCAAGTCGCTTCGCCCAGGACTATCGCGACGCGTTCGGGGAATCGCCGACCGAAACACTGCGTCGCTGCCGGCCCGGGCGGGATCCCGATGCGCAGAAACATTAA
- a CDS encoding NAD(P)/FAD-dependent oxidoreductase has product MGRIAVIGAGVAALAATRTLVLAGRRPLLIAPDRDVISRGETLSPAAAGLLDHLQWSDLLDDETSVMSEGRFSVWGDAKLRRAAPGEGAGWHIDRAAFERRMRGKLQSDAIECSAIIVTMLAHHCDGVVIELGDGRVVFADAAIDCSGRAALSSGTAAGRRRTDRLVAVWRVLVLPDETEPAAATLVEAVALGWWYMAPLPSRRMMLGLFTDTDLLPPGATQDGARWTELAASTIAIAPRLRSLGLDEIAGCEPPQVAPAATVTASRLIEGRILRAGDAAAALDPLGANGLATALWSGVAAAEAALTLADGERERADAYERDYLQGIAQHLFTQQAMYAAEARFADAPFWQRRRPAASSHPQEETLP; this is encoded by the coding sequence ATGGGCCGGATCGCCGTAATCGGCGCAGGGGTGGCGGCGCTGGCCGCCACGCGCACGCTGGTGCTCGCCGGACGACGGCCGCTGCTGATCGCGCCCGATCGTGACGTGATCAGCCGCGGCGAAACGTTGTCACCCGCGGCCGCGGGATTGCTGGATCACCTGCAATGGTCCGATCTGCTCGACGACGAAACATCGGTGATGAGCGAAGGCCGTTTTTCGGTCTGGGGCGACGCGAAGTTGCGCCGTGCCGCGCCAGGCGAGGGGGCCGGCTGGCACATCGACCGCGCCGCATTCGAGCGGCGGATGCGCGGCAAGCTGCAGAGCGATGCGATCGAATGTTCTGCGATCATCGTGACCATGCTGGCGCATCACTGCGACGGAGTCGTGATCGAACTCGGAGATGGCCGCGTCGTGTTCGCCGACGCGGCGATCGATTGCAGCGGCCGCGCCGCGTTGTCGTCGGGGACCGCTGCGGGGCGTCGCCGCACCGACCGGCTGGTCGCGGTGTGGCGCGTGCTGGTCCTGCCGGACGAGACTGAGCCCGCTGCGGCGACGCTGGTCGAAGCAGTTGCGCTCGGCTGGTGGTACATGGCTCCGCTACCTAGCCGCCGCATGATGCTCGGCCTGTTCACCGACACCGATCTGTTACCGCCCGGCGCGACGCAAGATGGCGCCAGGTGGACCGAGTTGGCTGCGTCGACGATCGCGATCGCACCGCGGCTGCGCAGCCTTGGTCTCGATGAGATCGCTGGGTGCGAGCCGCCGCAGGTCGCGCCCGCCGCCACCGTCACGGCCAGCCGGTTGATCGAAGGGCGCATCCTGCGCGCCGGCGACGCTGCGGCGGCGCTCGATCCGCTTGGTGCCAACGGGCTCGCCACCGCGCTGTGGAGCGGGGTGGCGGCCGCGGAGGCGGCATTGACACTCGCCGACGGCGAGCGCGAGCGCGCCGACGCCTATGAGCGCGATTACTTGCAAGGGATTGCGCAGCATCTCTTCACCCAGCAGGCGATGTATGCCGCCGAAGCGCGCTTCGCCGATGCGCCGTTCTGGCAACGCCGCCGGCCCGCTGCATCGTCCCACCCTCAAGAGGAGACACTGCCATGA
- a CDS encoding VOC family protein, with the protein MGLRLNGVIETALYVDDLDRARSFYQDVLLLSPMTSDQRFCAFDVGSRNVLLLFKRGSTLETVHLPGGTIPPHDGSGPVHIGLSVDRDRLGEWEARLTEHGVEIEGRTEWPRGGSSIYFRDPDRHLLELVTPGVWPIH; encoded by the coding sequence TTGGGTCTGCGTCTGAACGGAGTGATCGAAACGGCGCTGTATGTCGACGACCTCGATCGCGCCCGAAGCTTCTACCAGGACGTCCTGCTGCTGAGTCCGATGACGAGCGATCAGCGGTTTTGTGCTTTCGACGTGGGCAGCCGCAACGTGCTGCTGCTGTTCAAGCGGGGCAGCACGCTGGAGACGGTCCATCTGCCGGGTGGCACGATCCCGCCGCATGATGGCAGCGGACCTGTCCACATCGGACTGTCGGTCGATCGCGACCGGCTCGGCGAATGGGAAGCGCGCCTGACGGAGCATGGCGTGGAGATCGAAGGACGCACGGAGTGGCCGCGCGGCGGGTCGAGTATCTATTTCCGTGATCCGGATCGCCATCTGTTGGAACTTGTGACGCCGGGTGTCTGGCCGATTCATTAG
- a CDS encoding DEAD/DEAH box helicase: protein MSFTNLGLSTKVQAAVAAAGYVSPTPIQQQAIPHVLARRDVLGIAQTGTGKTAAFVLPMLTLLEKGRARARMPRTLILEPTRELAAQVKEQFDKYGAGQKLNVALLIGGVSFGDQDLKLTRGVDVLIATPGRLLDHTERGGLLLTGVEMLVIDEADRMLDMGFIPDIERICKLVPFTRQTLFFTATMPTEIRRITETFLHNPEKIEVSKPASTAVTVTQSQVPCGREPHEKRETLRHLIRGATDLKNAIIFCNRKREVALLARSLQRHGFSVGALHGDMDQTARMAALEAFRKGELPILVASDVAARGLDIPEVSHVFNFDVPHHPDDYVHRIGRTGRAGRAGTALTIVAPSDQKSMAAIEKLIGQDIPRAEAAPSVASETAGEPETERPARSRRAAEGRHREPRREPREPRERKPRREPRSAPAAAPPAAPAAHAAFGSAPPARDTSSEAGDHSHLPAFLLRPVRARG, encoded by the coding sequence ATGTCTTTTACCAATCTGGGACTTTCCACGAAGGTCCAAGCCGCCGTCGCCGCCGCCGGTTACGTTTCGCCCACCCCGATTCAGCAGCAGGCGATCCCCCACGTCCTTGCCCGCAGAGACGTCCTCGGGATCGCGCAGACCGGCACCGGCAAGACCGCCGCCTTCGTGCTGCCGATGCTGACACTGCTGGAAAAGGGGCGTGCCCGCGCCCGCATGCCCCGCACCCTGATTCTCGAACCGACCCGCGAACTGGCAGCCCAGGTCAAAGAGCAGTTCGACAAATACGGCGCCGGCCAGAAACTCAACGTCGCCCTTTTGATCGGCGGCGTTTCGTTCGGAGACCAGGATCTCAAACTGACCCGCGGGGTCGACGTACTGATCGCTACGCCGGGACGCCTGCTCGACCATACCGAACGCGGCGGCCTGCTGCTGACCGGCGTCGAGATGCTGGTGATCGACGAAGCCGACCGCATGCTCGACATGGGCTTCATTCCGGACATCGAGCGGATCTGCAAACTGGTCCCGTTCACGCGGCAGACGCTGTTCTTCACCGCGACGATGCCGACCGAAATTCGGCGGATCACCGAAACCTTCCTGCACAATCCCGAAAAGATCGAAGTCAGCAAGCCCGCCTCGACGGCGGTCACCGTGACACAGTCGCAGGTCCCATGTGGACGCGAACCTCACGAGAAGCGCGAGACGCTGCGACACCTGATCCGCGGCGCCACCGATCTGAAGAACGCCATTATCTTCTGTAACCGCAAGCGCGAAGTCGCACTGCTCGCCCGGTCGCTCCAGCGCCACGGTTTCAGCGTCGGCGCGCTGCACGGCGACATGGACCAGACCGCCCGAATGGCCGCGCTGGAAGCCTTCCGCAAGGGTGAGCTGCCGATCCTGGTCGCTTCCGATGTCGCCGCCCGCGGTCTCGACATTCCCGAAGTCAGCCACGTCTTCAACTTCGACGTTCCGCATCATCCTGACGACTACGTGCACCGGATCGGCCGCACCGGCCGCGCCGGCCGCGCAGGCACGGCCTTGACGATCGTCGCGCCGTCCGACCAGAAGTCGATGGCCGCAATCGAGAAGCTGATCGGCCAGGACATCCCGCGCGCGGAGGCCGCCCCATCGGTGGCGAGCGAAACCGCCGGCGAGCCGGAAACCGAACGCCCGGCACGGTCGCGGCGCGCAGCGGAAGGCCGCCATCGCGAGCCGCGGCGTGAGCCCCGTGAACCGCGCGAGCGCAAACCGCGCCGTGAACCGCGTAGTGCTCCGGCCGCTGCCCCGCCCGCGGCGCCCGCCGCCCATGCCGCATTCGGCTCCGCCCCGCCCGCCCGCGACACCTCCTCGGAGGCGGGGGACCACTCGCATTTGCCGGCGTTCCTGCTGCGCCCGGTGCGCGCGCGGGGCTGA
- a CDS encoding SUF system Fe-S cluster assembly protein, translating to MTDTIEAKANMQTVSALPPEETERLGTEIVAALKTVFDPEIPADIYELGLIYKVEIKDDRTVDLDMTLTTPNCPAAAELPTMVENAVASVPGVGVVNVNIVWEPPWTPERMSDEARLVLNMW from the coding sequence ATGACCGATACGATCGAAGCCAAAGCCAACATGCAGACCGTTTCGGCGCTGCCGCCGGAGGAGACCGAGCGGCTCGGCACTGAGATCGTGGCCGCGCTGAAGACTGTGTTCGACCCGGAAATCCCCGCCGACATTTACGAACTCGGACTAATCTACAAAGTCGAGATCAAGGACGACCGCACCGTCGACCTCGACATGACGCTGACGACGCCGAACTGTCCGGCGGCCGCCGAGCTGCCGACCATGGTCGAGAACGCGGTGGCCTCGGTGCCCGGTGTCGGCGTGGTCAACGTCAACATTGTCTGGGAGCCGCCGTGGACGCCGGAGCGGATGAGCGACGAAGCCCGGCTCGTGCTGAATATGTGGTGA
- the goxA gene encoding CTQ-dependent glycine oxidase GoxA → MKRRDFLLGAAAVGLGGPLLAKAAISSLHAEPAARKGAKIAKVAIFPAIGFSRVGNAEDWFLAPEVPGLLDEPEGGFKDKQGRIKKQVQRFRLFGYDDQGRVVRELDAADGVTWSVHVANTKAAWYGFINAMDRGDSAPGVPGAQRNAFIAADKREAMLCIDAGKLEIAGASTNPKGGDDKYRMKGRFWQTLDVSLGHLRTDDKGRLLVFAADGVSRTALPQNPVRDFTNNDGWHDDWADGWVKATVTVDGQKLDCDPAWVVCCGPKFAPQLEPIVTLYDAAHEAMVALGQIKPPADKVSFRRDVLPILRRAGTMQWVAAASFLGAAWNDIGDLSDPATIEMLAKPGAEARAERKKVFDAFRRPDGTDQRNHAIPIMLGDGVNYQDSAHSWLALTRPQYRVLELWADGKFEADYADKSADAVRLLDDLPIELRPEAMTRAALDACSGGAFHPGVEITWPIRHKELYRGPNETRLPFRIALSNRKSLAQDVGLQLNPVNVFAGNPDKPDQGRPIGPQAPGDLTRWMGVPWQGDAFSCQAVLTASGFPTPVWWPALLPVDVLPEAFYQQMMRTDLTEEERLRFYHTRVPWARGAAGIGLHVEAGYTDGLRRMIELWTQMGVVVRRPGPKGLPGVPDQLYVEVQRGSMDIAAPTLPR, encoded by the coding sequence ATGAAGCGCCGCGATTTTCTGCTTGGAGCTGCAGCCGTCGGTCTCGGTGGACCGCTGCTGGCGAAGGCGGCAATCTCTTCCCTGCACGCCGAACCGGCGGCGCGGAAAGGGGCGAAGATCGCCAAGGTCGCGATCTTTCCGGCGATCGGCTTCTCCCGCGTCGGCAATGCCGAGGACTGGTTTCTGGCACCGGAGGTGCCGGGCCTGCTCGACGAGCCCGAAGGCGGCTTCAAGGACAAGCAGGGACGGATCAAGAAACAGGTGCAGCGCTTCCGCCTGTTCGGCTACGACGACCAGGGCCGGGTGGTGCGCGAACTCGATGCCGCCGACGGCGTGACCTGGAGCGTGCACGTCGCCAATACCAAGGCGGCCTGGTACGGCTTCATCAACGCGATGGATCGCGGCGACAGCGCGCCTGGCGTCCCCGGCGCGCAGCGCAACGCCTTCATCGCCGCCGACAAGCGCGAAGCGATGCTGTGCATCGACGCCGGCAAGCTGGAGATCGCCGGCGCCTCGACCAACCCCAAGGGCGGTGACGACAAGTATCGGATGAAGGGCCGGTTCTGGCAGACGCTCGACGTCTCGCTCGGCCATCTGCGCACCGACGACAAGGGACGCCTGCTGGTATTTGCTGCGGACGGCGTGTCGCGCACCGCGCTGCCGCAGAATCCGGTGCGCGATTTCACCAACAATGACGGCTGGCACGACGATTGGGCCGACGGCTGGGTCAAGGCGACCGTCACCGTCGACGGCCAAAAGCTCGATTGCGATCCAGCCTGGGTGGTGTGCTGCGGGCCGAAATTTGCGCCGCAGCTCGAGCCTATCGTGACCCTGTACGACGCCGCGCACGAAGCGATGGTCGCGCTCGGTCAGATCAAGCCGCCGGCCGACAAAGTGTCGTTCCGCCGCGACGTGCTGCCGATCCTGCGCCGTGCCGGCACGATGCAGTGGGTTGCCGCAGCCTCGTTCCTCGGCGCGGCGTGGAACGACATCGGCGATCTGTCGGACCCGGCGACGATCGAGATGTTGGCAAAGCCGGGCGCGGAGGCGAGGGCCGAGCGCAAGAAGGTGTTCGATGCCTTCCGTAGGCCCGACGGCACCGACCAGCGCAATCACGCCATTCCGATCATGCTCGGCGACGGCGTCAATTATCAGGACAGTGCGCATTCCTGGCTGGCACTGACTCGGCCGCAATACCGCGTGCTGGAATTGTGGGCCGACGGCAAGTTCGAGGCCGACTACGCCGACAAGAGCGCCGACGCCGTCCGCCTCCTCGACGATCTGCCGATCGAACTACGCCCCGAGGCGATGACACGCGCCGCGCTCGACGCCTGTTCGGGTGGTGCGTTCCATCCCGGCGTCGAGATCACCTGGCCGATCCGCCACAAGGAGCTGTATCGCGGCCCGAACGAGACCAGGCTGCCGTTCCGTATTGCGCTGTCGAACCGCAAGAGCCTGGCGCAGGACGTCGGGCTGCAGCTCAACCCGGTCAACGTGTTTGCCGGCAATCCCGACAAGCCGGATCAGGGCAGGCCGATCGGCCCGCAGGCGCCCGGCGATCTGACGCGCTGGATGGGCGTGCCGTGGCAGGGCGATGCGTTCAGTTGCCAGGCCGTGCTCACCGCCAGCGGCTTTCCGACACCGGTGTGGTGGCCGGCGTTGCTGCCGGTCGATGTGCTGCCCGAGGCGTTCTATCAGCAGATGATGCGCACCGATCTGACCGAAGAAGAACGGCTGCGGTTCTATCACACGCGGGTGCCGTGGGCGCGCGGCGCGGCCGGCATCGGGCTGCACGTCGAGGCCGGCTACACCGATGGCCTGCGCCGGATGATCGAGCTCTGGACGCAGATGGGCGTCGTCGTGCGCCGCCCCGGCCCGAAGGGGCTGCCCGGTGTGCCCGATCAACTTTATGTCGAGGTGCAGCGCGGTTCGATGGATATCGCGGCGCCAACGCTACCGCGCTGA
- a CDS encoding GGDEF domain-containing protein, which translates to MAALQDDHDRTMAYAEVALSQIKNLRHGAGPRNYEIWYTYATGHNQELNRAINDTLAHRGSLSEADLDQLHDTYLSQGRATDRIDRIGARVAGEIDDIMAMLAETLGSTASFGDDLHGESQKLSLATDHDQIKAIVERLVVTTREMQQTNSALEQRLSASKQEIANLQLSLEAIRNESLTDPLTGLGNRKHFDRTVHDALRSAAASHQPLSLLMMDIDHFKSFNDTYGHLTGDQVLRLVGLTLKQSIKGQDFTARYGGEEFAVVLPNTPLRQAIIVADNIRRQVMSKELKKKSTGEILGRVTLSAGVSTLKPNDDVESLIGRADACLYAAKRNGRNRVVCETDPEHSNDTQAAVA; encoded by the coding sequence GTGGCCGCGCTGCAGGACGACCATGATCGCACCATGGCCTATGCCGAGGTGGCTCTTTCCCAAATCAAGAACCTCCGCCACGGCGCCGGACCTCGCAACTACGAGATCTGGTACACCTATGCGACCGGCCACAACCAAGAGCTGAATCGCGCAATCAACGACACGCTGGCGCATCGCGGCAGCCTGAGCGAGGCGGACCTCGACCAGCTCCACGATACCTATCTGTCGCAAGGCCGCGCCACCGATCGGATCGACCGGATCGGCGCACGCGTCGCGGGAGAGATCGACGACATCATGGCGATGCTCGCCGAAACCCTCGGCAGCACCGCCAGCTTCGGTGACGATCTCCACGGCGAAAGCCAGAAACTGTCGCTGGCGACCGACCACGACCAGATCAAGGCGATCGTCGAGCGCCTCGTCGTCACCACGCGCGAGATGCAGCAGACCAACAGCGCGCTGGAACAGCGGCTGTCGGCATCGAAGCAGGAGATCGCCAACCTCCAGCTCAGCCTGGAAGCGATCCGCAACGAGAGCCTCACCGACCCTTTGACCGGGCTCGGCAATCGCAAACATTTCGATCGTACCGTCCACGACGCGCTGCGCAGCGCCGCTGCGAGCCATCAGCCGCTGTCGCTCCTGATGATGGACATCGACCACTTCAAATCATTCAACGACACTTACGGCCACCTCACCGGCGATCAGGTGCTGCGCCTGGTCGGGCTCACTTTGAAGCAGAGCATCAAGGGCCAGGACTTCACCGCTCGCTACGGCGGCGAGGAATTCGCCGTGGTGCTGCCGAACACGCCGCTGCGCCAGGCAATCATCGTCGCCGACAACATCCGCCGGCAGGTGATGTCCAAGGAGCTGAAGAAGAAATCGACAGGCGAAATCCTGGGCCGCGTGACGCTGTCCGCCGGGGTGTCGACGCTGAAGCCGAACGACGACGTCGAATCCCTGATCGGCCGCGCCGACGCCTGCCTGTACGCGGCCAAGCGCAACGGTCGCAATCGCGTCGTGTGCGAGACCGACCCGGAACATTCGAACGATACCCAGGCTGCGGTGGCCTGA